A window from Candidatus Goldiibacteriota bacterium HGW-Goldbacteria-1 encodes these proteins:
- a CDS encoding cold-shock protein, with protein MANGKVKWFNEKKGYGFIEQAGGKDVFVHFDAIKMDGFKTLREGEEVTFDIVEGAKGPQASNVQRG; from the coding sequence ATGGCAAACGGAAAGGTGAAATGGTTTAATGAAAAGAAAGGTTACGGTTTCATTGAACAGGCAGGCGGAAAAGATGTATTTGTTCATTTTGACGCAATCAAGATGGACGGCTTCAAGACTCTTAGAGAAGGCGAAGAAGTGACGTTTGACATCGTAGAAGGCGCAAAAGGACCCCAGGCATCGAACGTACAGAGAGGCTAA
- a CDS encoding NADH-quinone oxidoreductase subunit B produces the protein MGIMNGVPASVLKIPGGQIITTSIDWALNEGRKNSMWTLTFGIKCCAMEMMAAGAAKYDWSRFGFEVPAASPRRADVMIVAGTVVKKMAPVIKRLYEQMAEPKYVIAMGACAVSGGPFVYDSYSVIHGVDEVIPVDIYLPGCPPRPEALLDALIKLQKKISSQSIVRK, from the coding sequence ATGGGAATAATGAACGGTGTCCCCGCAAGCGTTTTAAAGATACCGGGCGGGCAGATAATTACCACATCAATTGATTGGGCTTTAAATGAAGGCAGAAAGAATTCAATGTGGACTTTGACTTTTGGAATAAAGTGCTGTGCCATGGAAATGATGGCAGCCGGCGCCGCAAAGTATGACTGGTCCAGGTTCGGTTTTGAAGTGCCTGCGGCATCGCCAAGAAGGGCGGATGTAATGATTGTGGCAGGCACCGTGGTAAAGAAAATGGCGCCTGTAATTAAAAGGCTTTATGAACAGATGGCTGAACCCAAATATGTAATAGCCATGGGCGCCTGCGCGGTATCCGGCGGCCCTTTTGTATATGATTCCTATTCGGTAATACACGGTGTGGATGAAGTGATACCCGTGGATATTTACCTTCCGGGATGCCCTCCGCGTCCGGAAGCGCTTCTTGATGCCCTGATAAAACTTCAGAAAAAAATATCATCACAATCCATAGTGAGGAAATAA
- a CDS encoding NADH-quinone oxidoreductase subunit J: protein MVETILFYGFAALILISALLMVFAPNIYHSALFLALSLFGVAGIYVVLNSYFLAGIQVLVYIGAVVVLSLFVINLTRRIIESDSDQHNEQLLPAVIISALTAFLIISAALKTNWGTMIAHRVAQDNTALTGRLLLNEFVVPFEVVSVLLLAALIGAIAIVAGDKKGAAK, encoded by the coding sequence ATGGTTGAAACCATACTTTTTTACGGTTTTGCGGCCCTTATTTTAATCAGCGCGTTATTAATGGTTTTTGCGCCGAATATTTATCACAGCGCTTTGTTTTTGGCGCTGTCGCTTTTTGGCGTGGCGGGTATTTACGTTGTTCTAAACTCGTATTTTCTTGCCGGTATTCAGGTGCTGGTTTACATAGGCGCGGTTGTTGTGCTTTCACTTTTTGTAATTAACCTTACCCGCAGGATAATAGAATCGGATTCAGACCAGCACAATGAACAGCTGCTTCCGGCGGTTATAATTTCCGCGCTTACCGCTTTCCTTATAATAAGCGCGGCTTTAAAAACAAACTGGGGAACAATGATTGCCCACAGGGTGGCGCAGGACAACACGGCGCTTACCGGACGGCTGCTGCTTAATGAATTTGTGGTGCCTTTTGAAGTGGTATCTGTCCTGCTTCTGGCGGCTTTGATAGGCGCCATAGCAATTGTGGCAGGGGACAAAAAGGGGGCGGCTAAATGA
- a CDS encoding C4-dicarboxylate ABC transporter: MTAAIIGITAVLLAIVGMPLFLVFAGLAVALFIMAGIDTSAVIIEISRMAASPVLIAIPLFTFAGYLLAESGTPKRLIKLTRALVGSIKGGTAIVALFVCAFFTSFSGASGVTIIALGGILYPMLIKDKYPQNFSLGLLTTSGSLGLLFPPSLLLILYGVIANVSISKLFIAGIIPGIILILLMTLWSLKQGAVLDNTEPFEWGKLASALKETAWEIPLPFVVIGGIYSGTFTASEAAILTAAYAFIIEVFIYKDLSLTRDIPRIIRSSMIVVGGIFVILGAAMGFTNYLVDEQVPMQILDWLRTYVHEKWLFLLLLNIFLILVGAVLDVFSALIVVLPLMLPIAKEFGIDPVHMAIIFLANLEIGYNAPPAGLNLFIASYRFRKPVLTLAKAALPFLAMLIIGLMLITYIPDLSLILIKIFNVQ, encoded by the coding sequence ATGACCGCGGCGATAATAGGGATAACAGCGGTACTGCTTGCCATAGTGGGAATGCCTTTGTTTCTTGTTTTTGCGGGGCTGGCTGTGGCGCTTTTTATAATGGCGGGCATAGACACATCAGCCGTTATTATAGAAATAAGCAGAATGGCCGCTTCTCCCGTGCTTATTGCAATTCCGCTTTTCACTTTTGCGGGCTATCTGCTGGCTGAAAGCGGCACCCCCAAAAGGCTTATTAAATTAACCCGCGCGCTTGTGGGTTCCATAAAAGGCGGCACCGCTATTGTGGCGCTTTTTGTCTGCGCTTTTTTTACGTCTTTTTCAGGCGCGTCAGGCGTAACTATTATCGCGCTGGGCGGCATTTTGTACCCTATGCTTATAAAGGATAAATATCCGCAGAACTTCTCGCTGGGGCTTTTAACCACGTCGGGCAGCCTGGGGCTTTTATTCCCGCCAAGCCTGCTGCTTATACTTTACGGCGTAATTGCAAACGTAAGTATTTCAAAACTTTTCATAGCCGGAATAATTCCGGGAATCATATTAATACTTCTTATGACGTTATGGTCTTTAAAACAGGGCGCTGTGCTTGATAATACAGAGCCGTTTGAATGGGGAAAACTTGCAAGCGCCTTAAAAGAGACTGCGTGGGAAATACCTCTTCCGTTTGTGGTTATTGGCGGTATTTACAGCGGAACATTTACGGCGTCGGAAGCCGCCATCTTAACCGCCGCGTATGCATTCATTATAGAGGTTTTTATATATAAGGATTTATCTTTAACGCGTGATATTCCAAGGATAATACGGTCAAGCATGATAGTGGTGGGCGGCATATTTGTAATACTTGGCGCGGCTATGGGCTTTACCAATTACCTGGTGGATGAACAGGTGCCCATGCAGATTCTTGACTGGTTAAGGACATATGTTCACGAAAAATGGCTGTTCCTTCTTCTGCTGAATATATTTCTTATACTTGTGGGCGCTGTGCTGGATGTTTTTTCGGCATTAATAGTGGTATTGCCTTTAATGCTGCCTATCGCAAAGGAATTCGGCATTGATCCCGTGCATATGGCAATTATATTCCTGGCTAACCTTGAAATAGGGTATAACGCGCCGCCGGCGGGCTTAAACCTGTTTATAGCGTCATACAGGTTTAGAAAACCCGTTCTTACGCTTGCAAAGGCAGCGTTACCTTTTCTAGCCATGCTTATTATAGGGCTTATGCTTATTACCTATATTCCGGATTTAAGCCTTATCCTTATAAAGATTTTTAATGTACAGTAA
- a CDS encoding NADH-quinone oxidoreductase subunit I — MIKYISEIIKGIISLMQGLGVTLKHAFRKPITMQYPEVKADLPVRVRGRLVMPLDPEKNDNRCTACNICVKACPNLSITTEKVMEEGKPKPKAAKYNYNLATCMFCNLCVEACPFGAIIMSEEYELATQNKSDLMIDLVAERYVLKGKKEKYFLSKYKEE; from the coding sequence ATGATAAAGTATATAAGTGAAATAATAAAAGGTATCATAAGCCTTATGCAGGGGCTTGGAGTTACGCTTAAACACGCGTTTCGTAAACCCATTACCATGCAGTATCCGGAAGTAAAAGCGGATCTGCCCGTGCGCGTGCGCGGCAGGCTTGTAATGCCGCTTGACCCGGAAAAAAATGACAACAGGTGCACCGCCTGCAATATCTGCGTAAAGGCGTGCCCGAACCTTTCCATAACCACTGAAAAAGTTATGGAAGAGGGAAAACCAAAACCCAAGGCCGCGAAATATAATTACAACCTTGCCACCTGCATGTTCTGCAACCTTTGTGTGGAAGCGTGCCCGTTTGGCGCCATTATAATGTCTGAAGAATACGAACTTGCCACGCAGAATAAATCTGACCTTATGATAGACCTTGTGGCGGAAAGATACGTATTAAAAGGAAAGAAAGAAAAATACTTTCTTTCCAAATATAAAGAAGAATAA
- a CDS encoding NADH-quinone oxidoreductase subunit L yields the protein MEQLNVLGLAIPALPLLAFLVITAFTQKQKMLSAVLSITCMFAAFSISVYLLILQLNLGHGASHEFSFPWLYLGDVKMSLGILINPLTTVMLIVVTTVSMLVQVYSIGYMKGDYAFSRFFSYISLFSFSMLGIVLANNLIQMYIFWELVGLCSYLLIGFWWFKPEAAEASKKAFVVTRFGDFGFLIGILILSYITGTFNFAEIQVQITAGVLSPGMLTLIALLLFSGAVGKSAQFPLHVWLPDAMEGPTPVSALIHAATMVAAGVFMVARLFGIFSASPHAMLVIAYLGGFTAIFAATIALTQNDIKRVLAFSTLSQLGYMMLALGIGGYTSGMFHLTTHAFFKALLFLGAGSVIHAVHTNDIQLMGGLHKKMPITSITFLIASLSIAGIFPLSGFWSKDEILVNIMESGHMGLYYVAAATAFLTAFYMFRLYLMTFTGKPRDAHAYDHAHESPLTMTIPLMILAVLSIVTGLAGIPGKEQSVYNFLFFGAHPHETHFNMGVALSSSAIAVSGILLALLMYSFGVIKPEAVKKVSGPLYKLSYNKYYIDEIYMFFIKNGFFVIASAVKWFDRHVVDGAVNLVAFLCRWSGSKLRLTINGGVQSYALIIFGGLVLIAAVFAVWNPDALKLLGGR from the coding sequence GTGGAACAATTAAACGTGCTTGGGCTTGCAATACCGGCCCTGCCATTACTGGCGTTTCTTGTAATAACAGCTTTTACCCAAAAACAGAAGATGTTAAGCGCGGTACTGTCAATTACGTGCATGTTCGCGGCTTTTTCAATTTCCGTTTACCTTTTAATCCTGCAGCTGAACTTGGGGCACGGCGCTTCACATGAATTTTCATTCCCGTGGCTGTACCTTGGCGACGTGAAAATGAGCCTTGGAATACTTATAAACCCGTTAACCACGGTAATGCTTATAGTTGTGACAACGGTCAGTATGCTTGTGCAGGTATATTCAATAGGGTATATGAAGGGCGATTACGCTTTTTCAAGATTTTTCTCGTACATCTCTTTATTCTCTTTTTCAATGCTTGGAATAGTCCTTGCCAACAACCTTATACAGATGTACATTTTCTGGGAGCTTGTGGGCCTGTGTTCATATCTTCTTATCGGTTTCTGGTGGTTCAAACCGGAAGCCGCGGAAGCATCCAAGAAAGCTTTTGTGGTTACAAGGTTCGGCGATTTTGGATTCTTAATCGGCATACTTATCCTGTCATATATTACCGGCACTTTTAATTTCGCGGAAATTCAGGTGCAGATAACAGCCGGCGTTTTATCGCCGGGCATGCTTACGCTAATAGCCCTTTTATTATTCAGCGGCGCTGTCGGTAAAAGCGCGCAGTTTCCGCTGCACGTCTGGCTGCCCGACGCCATGGAAGGCCCCACGCCGGTATCGGCATTAATTCACGCGGCTACAATGGTGGCGGCCGGTGTATTTATGGTGGCAAGGCTGTTTGGCATATTTTCCGCGTCGCCCCATGCAATGCTTGTCATTGCCTATCTTGGCGGCTTCACTGCAATCTTTGCCGCGACAATCGCGCTTACGCAGAATGACATAAAAAGGGTGCTTGCGTTTTCCACGTTAAGCCAGCTTGGCTACATGATGCTGGCGCTGGGAATAGGCGGCTACACATCGGGCATGTTCCACTTAACCACCCACGCGTTTTTCAAGGCGCTTTTGTTCCTTGGCGCGGGTTCGGTGATTCATGCTGTTCACACAAATGATATTCAGCTTATGGGCGGGCTGCATAAAAAGATGCCGATTACGTCCATTACTTTTTTAATTGCGTCGCTATCAATCGCGGGAATATTTCCGCTGTCAGGTTTCTGGAGCAAGGATGAAATACTTGTTAATATAATGGAATCGGGGCATATGGGGCTGTATTACGTTGCCGCAGCCACGGCTTTTTTAACGGCCTTTTACATGTTCCGCCTCTACTTAATGACCTTTACGGGCAAACCGCGCGACGCGCACGCTTATGACCACGCGCACGAATCGCCTTTGACAATGACAATACCGCTTATGATACTGGCAGTGCTGTCAATAGTAACGGGGCTTGCCGGCATACCGGGAAAAGAACAAAGCGTATACAACTTTTTATTTTTTGGCGCCCACCCGCACGAAACTCATTTTAACATGGGCGTGGCTTTGTCATCCAGCGCCATTGCCGTATCGGGGATTCTGCTGGCGCTTTTGATGTACTCTTTTGGGGTTATAAAACCGGAAGCGGTAAAGAAAGTATCCGGCCCGCTTTACAAACTTTCCTATAATAAATATTACATAGATGAGATATACATGTTTTTCATCAAGAACGGGTTTTTTGTTATCGCCTCCGCGGTCAAGTGGTTTGACAGGCACGTGGTGGACGGCGCCGTTAACCTTGTGGCGTTTTTGTGCAGGTGGTCGGGAAGCAAGTTAAGGCTTACTATAAACGGCGGGGTTCAAAGTTATGCGCTGATAATATTTGGCGGGCTGGTGCTTATAGCGGCGGTTTTTGCCGTATGGAATCCGGACGCCCTGAAGCTTTTGGGAGGCAGATAA
- a CDS encoding ABC transporter substrate-binding protein, producing MKKLTVILLAMLLAAGVFAAEKKTVIKFASVAPDGSTWMNIMEEFAEEVTEKTGGAVEFKFYPGGVSGDEKDVLRKMKINQINAAGFTSQGLGEVVKEVRLLNLPFMFNSYKQIDYVMEKMSPFFEAQYQKKGYTVLGWPEVGFAYVFSKDKVESLEDFRKVKMWIWGDDQLVNSLFKNIGIVPIPLALSDVNQSLQTGLIEGVYGSPLSAIAMQWNTSVKNMLNIKVANVPGGILINNKTWASLTDEQKKIIKEAGKKHFSKLTQASRKENEEAIAALKKTGTKISDIKGQEDIKVLDEVAIKTANDLVGKFYTKAQLDEMLGYIAQAKKEEKVK from the coding sequence ATGAAAAAGTTAACTGTAATTCTTCTGGCAATGCTTTTAGCCGCGGGGGTTTTCGCGGCGGAAAAGAAAACTGTAATTAAGTTTGCGTCAGTTGCGCCGGATGGTTCAACGTGGATGAATATAATGGAAGAATTTGCCGAAGAAGTGACCGAAAAGACCGGCGGGGCAGTAGAGTTTAAATTCTATCCCGGCGGCGTAAGCGGCGATGAAAAAGACGTTCTGCGTAAAATGAAGATAAACCAGATAAACGCGGCCGGCTTTACTTCACAGGGGCTTGGCGAAGTGGTAAAGGAAGTAAGGCTTTTAAACCTGCCTTTCATGTTTAATTCATATAAGCAGATAGACTATGTAATGGAAAAAATGTCGCCATTCTTTGAAGCGCAGTATCAGAAAAAAGGGTACACAGTACTTGGCTGGCCGGAAGTGGGTTTTGCGTATGTGTTCAGCAAAGATAAAGTGGAATCGCTTGAAGATTTCAGGAAAGTTAAGATGTGGATATGGGGCGATGACCAGCTTGTAAATTCACTGTTTAAAAATATCGGGATTGTTCCCATACCGCTGGCGCTGTCAGACGTAAACCAGTCTTTGCAGACAGGGCTTATTGAAGGGGTTTACGGTTCGCCGCTTTCAGCAATTGCCATGCAGTGGAATACCAGCGTTAAGAATATGCTTAACATAAAGGTGGCAAACGTACCGGGAGGGATCCTTATCAATAATAAGACCTGGGCGTCTTTAACCGACGAACAGAAGAAGATAATAAAAGAAGCGGGAAAAAAACATTTTTCAAAACTGACGCAGGCAAGCCGCAAAGAGAACGAAGAAGCGATTGCGGCTCTTAAAAAAACAGGGACAAAAATATCTGATATCAAAGGGCAGGAAGATATAAAAGTGCTTGATGAAGTGGCAATAAAGACTGCCAATGACCTTGTGGGAAAATTCTACACAAAGGCGCAGCTTGATGAAATGCTTGGCTATATAGCACAAGCAAAAAAAGAAGAAAAGGTAAAATAA
- a CDS encoding NADH-quinone oxidoreductase subunit NuoD gives MDNYSNIPVSLEKTGTEEYILNMGPQHPSTHGVLRLVLKLDGETIKDIVPDLGYVHRGLEKLFENRTYGQIIPYLDRTDYLSAMNNEWAYVMAVEKLMGIEAPERAQYMRVIFAELNRIMSHLLWYSAYGMDIGALTPLLYAFREREEIIDMVEAACGGRLTHNYYRIGGFRQDLPKGFFDMLKKFISHFKDKVDEYEALLINNVIFVKRAQGVGVLKKDTAINYGVTGPNLRASGVNIDIRKQDAYGVYGKLDFKACLRDNGDTWDRCKARMAEMRECVTILKQAMDMIPEGDVMAKVPRIIKPAAGEVYTRVEGPKGEVGVYIVSDGTDKPYRMKLRQPSFSNLSVIKEISVGHKIADLVAIMGSLDIIIPEIDR, from the coding sequence ATGGACAACTATTCAAACATTCCGGTATCTTTAGAAAAAACAGGCACAGAAGAATACATACTTAACATGGGGCCTCAGCACCCAAGCACCCACGGCGTTTTAAGGCTGGTTTTAAAACTTGACGGCGAAACCATAAAGGACATAGTGCCCGACCTTGGCTACGTGCATAGGGGGCTTGAAAAATTATTTGAAAACAGGACATACGGCCAGATTATCCCGTATCTTGACAGGACAGATTACCTGTCGGCAATGAACAATGAATGGGCTTACGTGATGGCTGTTGAAAAACTTATGGGAATAGAAGCGCCCGAACGCGCCCAGTACATGCGCGTAATTTTCGCGGAGCTAAACAGGATAATGAGCCACCTTCTGTGGTATTCGGCTTACGGAATGGATATCGGCGCTTTAACACCGCTGCTTTACGCTTTCCGCGAAAGGGAAGAAATTATAGACATGGTGGAAGCCGCATGCGGCGGAAGGTTAACGCATAATTATTACAGGATAGGCGGCTTCAGGCAGGACCTTCCAAAAGGATTTTTTGACATGCTGAAAAAATTCATATCGCACTTTAAGGATAAAGTGGATGAATACGAAGCGCTGCTTATTAATAACGTGATTTTTGTAAAAAGGGCGCAGGGTGTGGGCGTGCTTAAAAAAGACACGGCAATAAATTACGGCGTGACCGGCCCCAACTTAAGGGCGTCCGGCGTGAACATAGACATAAGAAAACAGGACGCGTATGGCGTATACGGCAAACTTGATTTTAAGGCTTGCCTGCGCGATAACGGAGACACATGGGACCGCTGCAAGGCAAGAATGGCGGAAATGCGCGAGTGTGTAACAATCCTTAAACAGGCAATGGACATGATACCCGAAGGCGACGTAATGGCGAAAGTGCCAAGGATAATAAAGCCGGCGGCAGGGGAAGTTTACACAAGAGTAGAAGGCCCCAAAGGTGAAGTGGGCGTTTATATAGTAAGCGATGGCACGGACAAACCATACAGGATGAAATTAAGGCAGCCGTCGTTCAGCAATTTATCCGTTATCAAAGAAATTTCCGTAGGGCACAAGATAGCCGACCTGGTGGCTATAATGGGAAGCCTTGACATTATAATTCCGGAAATAGACAGATAA
- a CDS encoding NADH-quinone oxidoreductase subunit M, whose product MAEFLGTIPFLTIIYLMPLCAVIALFFIPGSNQKAVKIVSLVFSVISFILSVILFISYDYKKGGLQFVERMDWIPSIGVNYFMGVNGINVALVLLTGIIITAGILASWDLNYRPKEFFILLLTLTTGVYGVFMTYNLFLFFFFYEIAVLPMYLLIGIWGTGDKEYAAMKLTLYLLVGSALILAGLLGIYFATGMHTFDFDKIEKFAFDPTFQKIFFPILFVGFGILAALWPFHTWSPDGHASAPTAVSMLHAGVLMKLGAYGCLIIPVWLFPIGAKFWLPVVALMTLVNIVYGSIGAVKQTDLKYIVAYSSVSHMGVVLLGIAGMNSVALSGAVFQMVSHGIMTGLFFGLIGMTYGRTHTRDIHKMHGLAKVMPVLAVFFAMTGLCSLGLPGLSGFVAELTTFVGVYKTFPILTIISVISIVVTAFYVLRVVQIVFLGPIDAEYKDLKDAKFTEIASLSILMFFIVLFGVYPFYMMELIHSSVLPIAAKIGGM is encoded by the coding sequence ATGGCAGAGTTTCTTGGAACTATACCTTTTCTTACAATAATTTACCTTATGCCGCTGTGCGCGGTTATTGCGCTTTTTTTTATTCCGGGAAGCAATCAGAAAGCGGTAAAAATTGTATCGCTTGTCTTCTCCGTGATTTCATTTATTCTATCTGTAATACTGTTTATTTCATACGACTACAAAAAGGGCGGGCTTCAGTTTGTGGAACGAATGGACTGGATACCATCCATAGGCGTTAATTATTTCATGGGTGTAAACGGTATTAACGTGGCGCTGGTGCTTTTAACAGGTATAATAATCACCGCCGGCATACTTGCAAGCTGGGACTTAAATTACAGGCCTAAAGAATTCTTTATATTATTGCTGACGCTTACAACCGGTGTTTATGGCGTGTTTATGACGTACAACCTTTTTCTTTTCTTCTTTTTCTATGAAATAGCTGTGCTGCCCATGTACCTTTTAATCGGCATCTGGGGAACAGGGGATAAGGAATACGCGGCAATGAAACTGACTTTATATCTGCTTGTGGGTTCCGCCCTTATACTTGCGGGCCTTCTTGGCATTTACTTTGCGACAGGCATGCACACGTTTGATTTTGATAAAATAGAAAAGTTCGCGTTTGACCCGACGTTCCAGAAAATTTTCTTCCCGATACTATTTGTGGGCTTTGGCATATTGGCCGCACTGTGGCCTTTCCATACCTGGTCTCCGGACGGACACGCCTCCGCGCCTACGGCAGTTTCCATGCTGCACGCGGGAGTCCTTATGAAACTGGGGGCATACGGGTGCCTTATAATTCCTGTCTGGCTGTTCCCAATTGGCGCAAAGTTCTGGCTGCCTGTGGTGGCTTTGATGACTCTGGTTAATATCGTGTACGGCTCTATCGGCGCTGTTAAACAGACAGATTTAAAATACATAGTCGCGTATTCCAGCGTAAGCCATATGGGTGTTGTGCTTTTAGGTATTGCCGGAATGAATTCGGTGGCTTTAAGCGGCGCGGTGTTCCAGATGGTATCTCACGGTATCATGACGGGGCTGTTTTTCGGATTAATAGGCATGACATACGGAAGGACGCATACAAGGGATATTCATAAAATGCACGGGCTTGCAAAGGTAATGCCGGTGCTTGCGGTATTTTTTGCCATGACAGGGCTGTGTTCGCTTGGGCTTCCCGGGCTGTCCGGCTTTGTGGCGGAACTGACAACCTTTGTCGGTGTTTATAAAACCTTTCCCATACTTACCATAATTTCGGTTATCAGTATTGTTGTAACCGCTTTTTATGTGTTAAGGGTTGTTCAGATAGTGTTCTTAGGGCCCATTGACGCGGAATATAAAGATTTAAAGGACGCCAAATTTACGGAAATTGCATCGCTTTCCATACTGATGTTTTTTATAGTCCTGTTTGGTGTTTATCCTTTTTACATGATGGAACTTATTCACAGTTCTGTACTGCCGATAGCGGCAAAAATAGGAGGTATGTAA
- a CDS encoding NADH-quinone oxidoreductase subunit NuoH, with translation MQTGLPGFILDVFFQLVIAAVIAVFIALNALWIIYYERKFAALLQIRKGPNRVGPFGLFQTVADTIKMLLKEDINPDKADILTFWAAPFIVFAASFGVFLVIPFGNGLIAGDVNIGILYVLAISGLAVIGILSAGFGSNSKYSLIGGLRSAAQVISYEIPMVLTVLAVVMLAGSLKMSDIVAAQTGNPLNWYFIPQIIGFVLFLIAGNAEINRGPFDLPEAESELVSGFITEYSGMKFAMFFLAEYTNLFLTSALAATLFLGGWQGPFLPPVVWFMLKTYFVVTILMWARWTFPRIRVDHLMAFSWKILLPIALLNLIITAFLVKVL, from the coding sequence ATGCAGACCGGGCTTCCGGGCTTTATTCTTGATGTATTCTTTCAGCTGGTCATAGCCGCAGTAATAGCGGTCTTTATCGCGTTAAACGCGCTTTGGATTATATATTATGAAAGAAAATTTGCGGCTTTGCTTCAGATAAGAAAAGGGCCAAACAGGGTAGGGCCTTTTGGATTATTTCAGACAGTGGCAGATACCATTAAAATGCTTCTTAAAGAAGACATAAATCCGGATAAAGCCGATATCCTTACATTCTGGGCGGCGCCCTTTATTGTTTTTGCCGCGTCATTCGGCGTATTTCTTGTAATACCTTTTGGCAACGGGCTTATAGCGGGCGATGTAAATATAGGTATACTGTACGTGCTGGCGATAAGCGGGCTTGCGGTAATAGGTATTTTATCCGCGGGTTTTGGTTCTAACAGCAAGTACTCCCTGATAGGCGGCTTAAGGTCAGCCGCGCAGGTAATAAGCTACGAAATCCCGATGGTGTTAACCGTGCTTGCGGTTGTCATGCTGGCGGGCTCTTTAAAGATGAGCGACATTGTGGCGGCGCAGACAGGCAACCCTTTAAACTGGTATTTTATTCCGCAGATAATTGGTTTTGTTTTATTTCTTATAGCGGGCAACGCGGAAATAAACAGGGGGCCTTTTGACCTTCCTGAAGCTGAATCTGAACTTGTATCGGGTTTTATCACCGAATACTCCGGTATGAAATTTGCCATGTTCTTTCTGGCAGAATACACAAACCTTTTTCTTACCTCCGCGCTTGCGGCCACGCTTTTTCTTGGCGGCTGGCAGGGGCCTTTTCTTCCTCCGGTAGTCTGGTTTATGTTAAAGACCTATTTTGTGGTCACTATCCTGATGTGGGCAAGGTGGACTTTCCCGCGTATAAGGGTGGACCATCTTATGGCATTTTCGTGGAAGATACTTCTTCCTATCGCGCTTTTAAACCTTATTATTACGGCATTTTTAGTTAAAGTTTTATAA
- a CDS encoding NADH-quinone oxidoreductase subunit A has translation MEYGTLLVFLLFSIVFVGGGIAVNYLIMPQKPNDEKNETYECGIDPKGDAEIRFNMRFYVFALMYVIFAVEAAFLIPWAVVYKSVSGWAPFIEALIFILILVLGLAYAWKKGDLKWE, from the coding sequence ATGGAATACGGGACGCTTTTGGTCTTTCTTTTATTTTCAATTGTGTTTGTAGGCGGAGGCATAGCTGTAAATTACCTTATAATGCCGCAGAAACCCAATGATGAAAAGAACGAAACGTATGAATGCGGCATAGACCCGAAAGGGGATGCCGAAATAAGGTTTAATATGAGGTTTTATGTCTTCGCGTTAATGTATGTAATTTTTGCCGTGGAAGCGGCTTTTTTAATACCATGGGCTGTTGTGTATAAATCCGTTTCCGGATGGGCCCCTTTTATTGAAGCTTTAATTTTTATATTAATCCTTGTCCTGGGGCTGGCGTATGCCTGGAAAAAAGGAGACCTTAAATGGGAATAA
- a CDS encoding NADH-quinone oxidoreductase subunit NuoK: MTITLVHYVVLSALLFSIGMIGVLTRRNAIGILMSLELLFNAATINMVAFAKYVTPQEITGDIFTIFIIAIAAAESVLGLAIILALFRKRETINADEMNIMKY; encoded by the coding sequence ATGACCATTACACTTGTGCATTATGTGGTTTTAAGCGCGCTGCTTTTTTCAATCGGCATGATAGGCGTGCTTACAAGAAGAAATGCCATAGGAATTTTAATGTCACTGGAACTTTTATTTAACGCGGCCACAATTAATATGGTGGCGTTTGCCAAATATGTAACCCCGCAGGAAATAACCGGCGATATATTCACAATATTCATAATAGCCATTGCCGCGGCGGAAAGCGTGCTTGGCCTTGCCATAATACTGGCGCTTTTCAGAAAAAGGGAAACAATAAACGCCGACGAAATGAACATAATGAAATACTAA